A stretch of Gasterosteus aculeatus chromosome 4, fGasAcu3.hap1.1, whole genome shotgun sequence DNA encodes these proteins:
- the LOC120817340 gene encoding LIM and calponin homology domains-containing protein 1 isoform X4, with product MIERHRNRERERTWEQERRAGLRFHPTKTLSGRREGDDGEDGAGGESRGRNKRARSERWRNLREETSGEPAGVPFVLRQDNLSVFLCGCEELGLKGSQLFDPGDLQDTSTRPTATGSDCSRRIKNVVITIYWLGRAANGCASYNGPTLDLKEFEGLLSQMRKEAEEEAESPVRSVRDSGYVDCWDSERSDSLSPPRHGREDSFDSLDSFGSRSRQTPSPDVPVPRGGSDGRGSDSESDGPAHRKTPDVRKDDMLARRTSVSEPRTAVPFNQYLPNRSNQSGYVPAPLRKRTADKEEGARKSWSTATSPVGGDGPFSTPARSCSEELFHHSSAATAAASPAVAREKRPPAAPAREGAGGVPSAAEREEKRPRQALTPPKRLATPSPPRLLPVPDATAAAAETGRRKGRALSESDDPQRGNPWLDSGLPATFSRTHSVSCDPQSVSMMDMRGEEEAALQPHSQVRHELMHDQYNRMKEDDDHWQDDLARWKNRRKSISQDLIKKEEERKMMEQLMTGGTCTSQRRRSIKTYREIVEEKERREGELRDAYRRARTQEEASLILQRYAQRFSISETALERLQLPKLLDRSVSADPSVPPCASPTAPDPFDADADGPMKYLRQQSAPAPKFTSTLEARIEEFPSGPPHQRPQIRSRSSEPPSNRALSPKPLPLLTPKPYFQPTAGEPRPSQAAGLLRVNGDAGSDDAARASRGRESPPDFPQASPSKSPSSAAPPPTRRPLLSTAGANPVSTEEARGGSEATAKDVPGGRVLLIQHSTPPGRPTSLPSELQKPGGSLGGTGSRSVAAPEEERSNAAEARPSSVVRSGVATEQNQPVTLQESVPRSQDCSLRREKVPSLASPGSFERAPPRDTAAEFANSVRSPLATSNPKLRREFFVPAEEEDKDRRGNVSVPVLPQARRGDRWSWDPDGERMRQERWQQEQERMLQEKYRREQEKLKEEWEKAQREVAAEERKYHEEERRILEETVAPLTPRPSALPSPGRGGVSCAPEPRDPVVRSLADWERKQELLERHTRGSSEGAEWKRRDNDRTSDISAADDGMETARSSVSRSSSSSQPETLGHALQNGQKRPAASTPEQGEASAGSDKPDRPAGDRRSVSGKKLCSSCGQPLGKGAAMIIETLGLYFHIHCFKCGVCHGQLGDTTTGTDVRIRNGLLNCHQCYIRSRSAGQPTTL from the exons ATGATAGAGAGGcatagaaacagagagagagagagaacctggGAACAGGAGAGGAGAGCTGGGCTCAGGTTCCACCCAACAAAGACTTTgtcagggaggagagagggagacgacgGAGAGGATGGGGCAGGCGGTGAGAGTCGGGGAAGAAACAAAAGGGCGCGGAGTGAACGTTGGAGGAATCTGAGAGAGGAGACGTCCGGCGAACCGGCTGGGGTTCCGTTTGTGCTCCGACAG GACAACctcagtgtgtttctgtgcggCTGTGAGGAGTTGGGACTGAAAGGCTCCCAACTGTTTGACCCTGGAGACCTGCAGGACACGTCGACGCGCCCCACCGCCAC GGGAAGTGACTGCAGCCGCAGGATCAAGAAT GTTGTAATCACCATCTACTGGTTGGGTCGTGCTGCCAACGGCTGTGCCTCCTACAACGGTCCCACGCTGGACCTGAAGGAGTTTGAGGGCCTGCTGTCACAGATGCGAAAG gaggcggaggaggaggcggagagccCCGTGCGCAGCGTCCGGGACAGCGGCTACGTCGACTGCTGGGACTCCGAGCGCAGCGACTCCCTCTCCCCGCCGCGGCACGGCCGCGAGGACTCCTTCGACAGCCTGGACTCCTTCGGCTCGCGCTCACGACAGACCCCGTCGCCGGACGTCCCGGTCCCCCGCGGCGGCAGCGATG GCCGCGGCAGCGACTCCGAGTCGGACGGCCCCGCCCACAGGAAGACGCCGGACGTGCGCAAGGACGACATGTTGGCGCGGCGAACGTCGGTCAGCGAGCCGCGGACCGCCGTGCCCTTCAACCAGTACCTGCCCAACAGGAGCAACCAGAGCGGCTACGTGCCGGCGCCGCTCCGCAAGAGGACGGCCGATAAAGAGGAGGGCGCGCGCAAGAGCTGGAGCACCGCCACCTCGCCTGTAGGGGGGGACGGGCCTTTCAG CACTCCAGCTCGCTCGTGCTCAGAGGAACTCTTCCACCATTCGAGCGCCGCGACGGCCGCCGCGAGCCCCGCCGTCGCCCGCGAGAAACGTCCGCCGGCGGCGCCCGCGAGGGAGGGAGCCGGCGGCGTCCCGTCAGCCGCAGAGCGAGAGGAGAAGCGGCCCCGCCAAGCGCTGACCCCTCCCAAACGCCTCGCCACCCCGAGCCCCCCGCGCCTCCTTCCCGTGCCCGACGCCACGGCAGCCGCGGCGGAAACGGGCCGACGGAAGGGGAGGGCGCTGAGCGAAAGCGACGACCCGCAAAGAGGAAACCCCTGGTTGGACAGCGGCCTTCCAGCAAC ATTCAGCCGCACACATAGTGTGTCATGTGACCCACA aAGTGTGAGTATGATGGACAtgcgaggagaggaggaggccgcgctgcagcctcacagtcAGGTGCGTCATGAGCTGATGCACGACCAGTACAACAGGATGAAGGAGGACGACGACCACTGGCAGGAC GACCTGGCCCGGTGGAAGAATCGGAGGAAGAGCATCTCCCAGGACCTGatcaagaaggaggaggagaggaagatgatggAGCAGTTGATGACTGGGGGAACATGTACctcccagaggaggagaagcatcAAGACCTACCGAGAGATAGTGGAGGAAAA GGAGCGCCGTGAGGGTGAGCTGCGCGACGCGTACCGGAGAGCCAGAACCCAGGAGGAGGCCTCGCTCATCCTGCAGCGCTACGCCCAGCGCTTCTCCATCAGCGAAACCGCCCTGGAGCGCCTCCAGCTGCCCAAGCTCCTGGACCGCAGCGTGTCGGCTGACCCCTCCGTCCCGCCGTGCGCCTCCCCGACGGCCCCGGACCCCTTCGACGCCGACGCCGACGGGCCCATGAAGTACCTGCGCCAGCAGTCCGCCCCGGCCCCCAAGTTCACGTCCACGCTGGAGGCGCGGATCGAGGAGTTTCCCAGCGGGCCCCCGCACCAGCGGCCCCAGATCCGCTCGCGCTCCTCAGAGCCGCCGTCCAACAGAGCCCTGTCGCCCAAACCGCTGCCGTTGCTGACGCCCAAGCCTTACTTCCAGCCCACGGCCGGCGAGCCGCGGCCCAGCCAG GCGGCTGGTTTGCTCCGAGTCAACGGCGACGCTGGAAGTGACGACGCGGCGAGAGCGAGTCGAGGACGGGAGTCTCCCCCCGACTTCCCCCAGGCGTCCCCTTCCAAAAGCCCCTCGTCCGCAGCCCCCCCACCGACGCGCCGTCCGCTCCTCTCGACCGCAGGAGCAAACCCCGTGTCGACAGAGGAGGCTCGAGGCGGCTCAGAAGCGACTGCTAAGGACGTCCCGGGAGGACGAGTCCTCCTCATTCAACATTCAACGCCCCCCGGCCGGCCCACCTCGCTCCCGTCG gagctgcagaagcCAGGAGGAAGCCTCGGGGGGACCGGAAGTCGGTCGGTAGCGgctccagaggaggagaggtccAACGCTGCAG AAGCCCGTCCCTCCAGCGTTGTCCGATCGGGAGTCGCCACGGAGCAAAATCAGCCGGTGACTTTACAG GAAAGTGTCCCCAGGTCCCAGGACTGTTCACTGAGAAGGGAGAAGGTCCCGAGCTTAGCTTCTCCAGGATCGTTTGAACGCGCCCCCCCCAGGGACACGGCAGCAG AGTTTGCAAACAGTGTCAGGTCTCCGCTGGCCACCAGCAACCCTAAGTTACGGCGGGAGTTCTTCGTGCCGGCAG aggaggaggataagGATCGTCGAGGAAAc GTGTCAGTCCCGGTGTTGCCCCAGGCCAGGCGGGGTGACCGCTGGTCTTGGGACCCGGACGGGGAGCGAATGCGTCAGGAAAGGTGGCAGCAAGAGCAGGAGCGCATGCTGCAG gAGAAGTACCGGCGCGAGcaggagaagctgaaggaggagtGGGAGAAAGCCCAGAGGGAGGtggcggcggaggagaggaagtaCCACGAGgag GAGCGCAGGATACTGGAGGAAACCGTGGCGCCTCTGACTCCCCGCCCCTCGGCCCTGCCCTCCCCCGGCCGGGGAGGCGTCTCCTGCGCCCCGGAGCCCCGGGACCCCGTCGTCCGCTCGCTGGCCGACTGGGAACGCaagcaggagctgctggagaggcaCACG AGGGGGAGCTCAGAGGGCGCGGAATGGAAACGCAGAGACAACGACAGGACCAGTGACATCAGCGCCGCCGACGACGGCATGGAAACGGCCAGAAG CTCGGTGagtcggagcagcagcagcagccagccgGAGACGCTCGGTCACGCTCTGCAGAACGGACAGAAACGTCCCGCCGCGTCGACGCCGGAGCAAGGAGAGGCGTCAGCGGGCAGCGACAAGCCCGACCGGCCCGCAGGAgacaggag gtcagtCAGTGGGAAGAAGCTGTGCTCCAGCTGTGGGCAGCCTTTGGGGAAGGGGGCGGCCATGATCATAGAGACCCTCGGGCTTTACTTCCACATCCACTGCTTCAAG TGCGGTGTGTGTCACGGACAGTTAGGCGACACGACTACGGGGACGGACGTCCGGATCAGAAACGGCCTCCTCAACTGCCACCAGTGCTACATCCGCTCCCGCT CGGCCGGACAGCCAACCACGTTGTGA
- the LOC120817340 gene encoding LIM and calponin homology domains-containing protein 1 isoform X1, translating to MIERHRNRERERTWEQERRAGLRFHPTKTLSGRREGDDGEDGAGGESRGRNKRARSERWRNLREETSGEPAGVPFVLRQDNLSVFLCGCEELGLKGSQLFDPGDLQDTSTRPTATGSDCSRRIKNVVITIYWLGRAANGCASYNGPTLDLKEFEGLLSQMRKEAEEEAESPVRSVRDSGYVDCWDSERSDSLSPPRHGREDSFDSLDSFGSRSRQTPSPDVPVPRGGSDGRGSDSESDGPAHRKTPDVRKDDMLARRTSVSEPRTAVPFNQYLPNRSNQSGYVPAPLRKRTADKEEGARKSWSTATSPVGGDGPFSTPARSCSEELFHHSSAATAAASPAVAREKRPPAAPAREGAGGVPSAAEREEKRPRQALTPPKRLATPSPPRLLPVPDATAAAAETGRRKGRALSESDDPQRGNPWLDSGLPATFSRTHSVSCDPQSVSMMDMRGEEEAALQPHSQVRHELMHDQYNRMKEDDDHWQDDLARWKNRRKSISQDLIKKEEERKMMEQLMTGGTCTSQRRRSIKTYREIVEEKERREGELRDAYRRARTQEEASLILQRYAQRFSISETALERLQLPKLLDRSVSADPSVPPCASPTAPDPFDADADGPMKYLRQQSAPAPKFTSTLEARIEEFPSGPPHQRPQIRSRSSEPPSNRALSPKPLPLLTPKPYFQPTAGEPRPSQAAGLLRVNGDAGSDDAARASRGRESPPDFPQASPSKSPSSAAPPPTRRPLLSTAGANPVSTEEARGGSEATAKDVPGGRVLLIQHSTPPGRPTSLPSELQKPGGSLGGTGSRSVAAPEEERSNAAEARPSSVVRSGVATEQNQPVTLQESVPRSQDCSLRREKVPSLASPGSFERAPPRDTAAEFANSVRSPLATSNPKLRREFFVPAEEEDKDRRGNVSVPVLPQARRGDRWSWDPDGERMRQERWQQEQERMLQEKYRREQEKLKEEWEKAQREVAAEERKYHEEERRILEETVAPLTPRPSALPSPGRGGVSCAPEPRDPVVRSLADWERKQELLERHTRGSSEGAEWKRRDNDRTSDISAADDGMETARSSVSRSSSSSQPETLGHALQNGQKRPAASTPEQGEASAGSDKPDRPAGDRRSGPIDSNMCRSSLKKPAACPPPPDTAPNRSVSGKKLCSSCGQPLGKGAAMIIETLGLYFHIHCFKCGVCHGQLGDTTTGTDVRIRNGLLNCHQCYIRSRSAGQPTTL from the exons ATGATAGAGAGGcatagaaacagagagagagagagaacctggGAACAGGAGAGGAGAGCTGGGCTCAGGTTCCACCCAACAAAGACTTTgtcagggaggagagagggagacgacgGAGAGGATGGGGCAGGCGGTGAGAGTCGGGGAAGAAACAAAAGGGCGCGGAGTGAACGTTGGAGGAATCTGAGAGAGGAGACGTCCGGCGAACCGGCTGGGGTTCCGTTTGTGCTCCGACAG GACAACctcagtgtgtttctgtgcggCTGTGAGGAGTTGGGACTGAAAGGCTCCCAACTGTTTGACCCTGGAGACCTGCAGGACACGTCGACGCGCCCCACCGCCAC GGGAAGTGACTGCAGCCGCAGGATCAAGAAT GTTGTAATCACCATCTACTGGTTGGGTCGTGCTGCCAACGGCTGTGCCTCCTACAACGGTCCCACGCTGGACCTGAAGGAGTTTGAGGGCCTGCTGTCACAGATGCGAAAG gaggcggaggaggaggcggagagccCCGTGCGCAGCGTCCGGGACAGCGGCTACGTCGACTGCTGGGACTCCGAGCGCAGCGACTCCCTCTCCCCGCCGCGGCACGGCCGCGAGGACTCCTTCGACAGCCTGGACTCCTTCGGCTCGCGCTCACGACAGACCCCGTCGCCGGACGTCCCGGTCCCCCGCGGCGGCAGCGATG GCCGCGGCAGCGACTCCGAGTCGGACGGCCCCGCCCACAGGAAGACGCCGGACGTGCGCAAGGACGACATGTTGGCGCGGCGAACGTCGGTCAGCGAGCCGCGGACCGCCGTGCCCTTCAACCAGTACCTGCCCAACAGGAGCAACCAGAGCGGCTACGTGCCGGCGCCGCTCCGCAAGAGGACGGCCGATAAAGAGGAGGGCGCGCGCAAGAGCTGGAGCACCGCCACCTCGCCTGTAGGGGGGGACGGGCCTTTCAG CACTCCAGCTCGCTCGTGCTCAGAGGAACTCTTCCACCATTCGAGCGCCGCGACGGCCGCCGCGAGCCCCGCCGTCGCCCGCGAGAAACGTCCGCCGGCGGCGCCCGCGAGGGAGGGAGCCGGCGGCGTCCCGTCAGCCGCAGAGCGAGAGGAGAAGCGGCCCCGCCAAGCGCTGACCCCTCCCAAACGCCTCGCCACCCCGAGCCCCCCGCGCCTCCTTCCCGTGCCCGACGCCACGGCAGCCGCGGCGGAAACGGGCCGACGGAAGGGGAGGGCGCTGAGCGAAAGCGACGACCCGCAAAGAGGAAACCCCTGGTTGGACAGCGGCCTTCCAGCAAC ATTCAGCCGCACACATAGTGTGTCATGTGACCCACA aAGTGTGAGTATGATGGACAtgcgaggagaggaggaggccgcgctgcagcctcacagtcAGGTGCGTCATGAGCTGATGCACGACCAGTACAACAGGATGAAGGAGGACGACGACCACTGGCAGGAC GACCTGGCCCGGTGGAAGAATCGGAGGAAGAGCATCTCCCAGGACCTGatcaagaaggaggaggagaggaagatgatggAGCAGTTGATGACTGGGGGAACATGTACctcccagaggaggagaagcatcAAGACCTACCGAGAGATAGTGGAGGAAAA GGAGCGCCGTGAGGGTGAGCTGCGCGACGCGTACCGGAGAGCCAGAACCCAGGAGGAGGCCTCGCTCATCCTGCAGCGCTACGCCCAGCGCTTCTCCATCAGCGAAACCGCCCTGGAGCGCCTCCAGCTGCCCAAGCTCCTGGACCGCAGCGTGTCGGCTGACCCCTCCGTCCCGCCGTGCGCCTCCCCGACGGCCCCGGACCCCTTCGACGCCGACGCCGACGGGCCCATGAAGTACCTGCGCCAGCAGTCCGCCCCGGCCCCCAAGTTCACGTCCACGCTGGAGGCGCGGATCGAGGAGTTTCCCAGCGGGCCCCCGCACCAGCGGCCCCAGATCCGCTCGCGCTCCTCAGAGCCGCCGTCCAACAGAGCCCTGTCGCCCAAACCGCTGCCGTTGCTGACGCCCAAGCCTTACTTCCAGCCCACGGCCGGCGAGCCGCGGCCCAGCCAG GCGGCTGGTTTGCTCCGAGTCAACGGCGACGCTGGAAGTGACGACGCGGCGAGAGCGAGTCGAGGACGGGAGTCTCCCCCCGACTTCCCCCAGGCGTCCCCTTCCAAAAGCCCCTCGTCCGCAGCCCCCCCACCGACGCGCCGTCCGCTCCTCTCGACCGCAGGAGCAAACCCCGTGTCGACAGAGGAGGCTCGAGGCGGCTCAGAAGCGACTGCTAAGGACGTCCCGGGAGGACGAGTCCTCCTCATTCAACATTCAACGCCCCCCGGCCGGCCCACCTCGCTCCCGTCG gagctgcagaagcCAGGAGGAAGCCTCGGGGGGACCGGAAGTCGGTCGGTAGCGgctccagaggaggagaggtccAACGCTGCAG AAGCCCGTCCCTCCAGCGTTGTCCGATCGGGAGTCGCCACGGAGCAAAATCAGCCGGTGACTTTACAG GAAAGTGTCCCCAGGTCCCAGGACTGTTCACTGAGAAGGGAGAAGGTCCCGAGCTTAGCTTCTCCAGGATCGTTTGAACGCGCCCCCCCCAGGGACACGGCAGCAG AGTTTGCAAACAGTGTCAGGTCTCCGCTGGCCACCAGCAACCCTAAGTTACGGCGGGAGTTCTTCGTGCCGGCAG aggaggaggataagGATCGTCGAGGAAAc GTGTCAGTCCCGGTGTTGCCCCAGGCCAGGCGGGGTGACCGCTGGTCTTGGGACCCGGACGGGGAGCGAATGCGTCAGGAAAGGTGGCAGCAAGAGCAGGAGCGCATGCTGCAG gAGAAGTACCGGCGCGAGcaggagaagctgaaggaggagtGGGAGAAAGCCCAGAGGGAGGtggcggcggaggagaggaagtaCCACGAGgag GAGCGCAGGATACTGGAGGAAACCGTGGCGCCTCTGACTCCCCGCCCCTCGGCCCTGCCCTCCCCCGGCCGGGGAGGCGTCTCCTGCGCCCCGGAGCCCCGGGACCCCGTCGTCCGCTCGCTGGCCGACTGGGAACGCaagcaggagctgctggagaggcaCACG AGGGGGAGCTCAGAGGGCGCGGAATGGAAACGCAGAGACAACGACAGGACCAGTGACATCAGCGCCGCCGACGACGGCATGGAAACGGCCAGAAG CTCGGTGagtcggagcagcagcagcagccagccgGAGACGCTCGGTCACGCTCTGCAGAACGGACAGAAACGTCCCGCCGCGTCGACGCCGGAGCAAGGAGAGGCGTCAGCGGGCAGCGACAAGCCCGACCGGCCCGCAGGAgacaggag GAGTGGTCCCATCGATAGTAATATGTGCCGCAGCTCATTGAAAAAGCCTGCGGCATGTCCACCGCCTCCAGACACGGCACCCAACAG gtcagtCAGTGGGAAGAAGCTGTGCTCCAGCTGTGGGCAGCCTTTGGGGAAGGGGGCGGCCATGATCATAGAGACCCTCGGGCTTTACTTCCACATCCACTGCTTCAAG TGCGGTGTGTGTCACGGACAGTTAGGCGACACGACTACGGGGACGGACGTCCGGATCAGAAACGGCCTCCTCAACTGCCACCAGTGCTACATCCGCTCCCGCT CGGCCGGACAGCCAACCACGTTGTGA
- the LOC120817340 gene encoding LIM and calponin homology domains-containing protein 1 isoform X12, protein MVVITIYWLGRAANGCASYNGPTLDLKEFEGLLSQMRKEAEEEAESPVRSVRDSGYVDCWDSERSDSLSPPRHGREDSFDSLDSFGSRSRQTPSPDVPVPRGGSDGRGSDSESDGPAHRKTPDVRKDDMLARRTSVSEPRTAVPFNQYLPNRSNQSGYVPAPLRKRTADKEEGARKSWSTATSPVGGDGPFSTPARSCSEELFHHSSAATAAASPAVAREKRPPAAPAREGAGGVPSAAEREEKRPRQALTPPKRLATPSPPRLLPVPDATAAAAETGRRKGRALSESDDPQRGNPWLDSGLPATFSRTHSVSCDPQSVSMMDMRGEEEAALQPHSQVRHELMHDQYNRMKEDDDHWQDDLARWKNRRKSISQDLIKKEEERKMMEQLMTGGTCTSQRRRSIKTYREIVEEKERREGELRDAYRRARTQEEASLILQRYAQRFSISETALERLQLPKLLDRSVSADPSVPPCASPTAPDPFDADADGPMKYLRQQSAPAPKFTSTLEARIEEFPSGPPHQRPQIRSRSSEPPSNRALSPKPLPLLTPKPYFQPTAGEPRPSQAAGLLRVNGDAGSDDAARASRGRESPPDFPQASPSKSPSSAAPPPTRRPLLSTAGANPVSTEEARGGSEATAKDVPGGRVLLIQHSTPPGRPTSLPSELQKPGGSLGGTGSRSVAAPEEERSNAAEARPSSVVRSGVATEQNQPVTLQESVPRSQDCSLRREKVPSLASPGSFERAPPRDTAAEFANSVRSPLATSNPKLRREFFVPAEEEDKDRRGNVSVPVLPQARRGDRWSWDPDGERMRQERWQQEQERMLQEKYRREQEKLKEEWEKAQREVAAEERKYHEEERRILEETVAPLTPRPSALPSPGRGGVSCAPEPRDPVVRSLADWERKQELLERHTRGSSEGAEWKRRDNDRTSDISAADDGMETARSSVSRSSSSSQPETLGHALQNGQKRPAASTPEQGEASAGSDKPDRPAGDRRSGPIDSNMCRSSLKKPAACPPPPDTAPNRSVSGKKLCSSCGQPLGKGAAMIIETLGLYFHIHCFKCGVCHGQLGDTTTGTDVRIRNGLLNCHQCYIRSRSAGQPTTL, encoded by the exons ATG GTTGTAATCACCATCTACTGGTTGGGTCGTGCTGCCAACGGCTGTGCCTCCTACAACGGTCCCACGCTGGACCTGAAGGAGTTTGAGGGCCTGCTGTCACAGATGCGAAAG gaggcggaggaggaggcggagagccCCGTGCGCAGCGTCCGGGACAGCGGCTACGTCGACTGCTGGGACTCCGAGCGCAGCGACTCCCTCTCCCCGCCGCGGCACGGCCGCGAGGACTCCTTCGACAGCCTGGACTCCTTCGGCTCGCGCTCACGACAGACCCCGTCGCCGGACGTCCCGGTCCCCCGCGGCGGCAGCGATG GCCGCGGCAGCGACTCCGAGTCGGACGGCCCCGCCCACAGGAAGACGCCGGACGTGCGCAAGGACGACATGTTGGCGCGGCGAACGTCGGTCAGCGAGCCGCGGACCGCCGTGCCCTTCAACCAGTACCTGCCCAACAGGAGCAACCAGAGCGGCTACGTGCCGGCGCCGCTCCGCAAGAGGACGGCCGATAAAGAGGAGGGCGCGCGCAAGAGCTGGAGCACCGCCACCTCGCCTGTAGGGGGGGACGGGCCTTTCAG CACTCCAGCTCGCTCGTGCTCAGAGGAACTCTTCCACCATTCGAGCGCCGCGACGGCCGCCGCGAGCCCCGCCGTCGCCCGCGAGAAACGTCCGCCGGCGGCGCCCGCGAGGGAGGGAGCCGGCGGCGTCCCGTCAGCCGCAGAGCGAGAGGAGAAGCGGCCCCGCCAAGCGCTGACCCCTCCCAAACGCCTCGCCACCCCGAGCCCCCCGCGCCTCCTTCCCGTGCCCGACGCCACGGCAGCCGCGGCGGAAACGGGCCGACGGAAGGGGAGGGCGCTGAGCGAAAGCGACGACCCGCAAAGAGGAAACCCCTGGTTGGACAGCGGCCTTCCAGCAAC ATTCAGCCGCACACATAGTGTGTCATGTGACCCACA aAGTGTGAGTATGATGGACAtgcgaggagaggaggaggccgcgctgcagcctcacagtcAGGTGCGTCATGAGCTGATGCACGACCAGTACAACAGGATGAAGGAGGACGACGACCACTGGCAGGAC GACCTGGCCCGGTGGAAGAATCGGAGGAAGAGCATCTCCCAGGACCTGatcaagaaggaggaggagaggaagatgatggAGCAGTTGATGACTGGGGGAACATGTACctcccagaggaggagaagcatcAAGACCTACCGAGAGATAGTGGAGGAAAA GGAGCGCCGTGAGGGTGAGCTGCGCGACGCGTACCGGAGAGCCAGAACCCAGGAGGAGGCCTCGCTCATCCTGCAGCGCTACGCCCAGCGCTTCTCCATCAGCGAAACCGCCCTGGAGCGCCTCCAGCTGCCCAAGCTCCTGGACCGCAGCGTGTCGGCTGACCCCTCCGTCCCGCCGTGCGCCTCCCCGACGGCCCCGGACCCCTTCGACGCCGACGCCGACGGGCCCATGAAGTACCTGCGCCAGCAGTCCGCCCCGGCCCCCAAGTTCACGTCCACGCTGGAGGCGCGGATCGAGGAGTTTCCCAGCGGGCCCCCGCACCAGCGGCCCCAGATCCGCTCGCGCTCCTCAGAGCCGCCGTCCAACAGAGCCCTGTCGCCCAAACCGCTGCCGTTGCTGACGCCCAAGCCTTACTTCCAGCCCACGGCCGGCGAGCCGCGGCCCAGCCAG GCGGCTGGTTTGCTCCGAGTCAACGGCGACGCTGGAAGTGACGACGCGGCGAGAGCGAGTCGAGGACGGGAGTCTCCCCCCGACTTCCCCCAGGCGTCCCCTTCCAAAAGCCCCTCGTCCGCAGCCCCCCCACCGACGCGCCGTCCGCTCCTCTCGACCGCAGGAGCAAACCCCGTGTCGACAGAGGAGGCTCGAGGCGGCTCAGAAGCGACTGCTAAGGACGTCCCGGGAGGACGAGTCCTCCTCATTCAACATTCAACGCCCCCCGGCCGGCCCACCTCGCTCCCGTCG gagctgcagaagcCAGGAGGAAGCCTCGGGGGGACCGGAAGTCGGTCGGTAGCGgctccagaggaggagaggtccAACGCTGCAG AAGCCCGTCCCTCCAGCGTTGTCCGATCGGGAGTCGCCACGGAGCAAAATCAGCCGGTGACTTTACAG GAAAGTGTCCCCAGGTCCCAGGACTGTTCACTGAGAAGGGAGAAGGTCCCGAGCTTAGCTTCTCCAGGATCGTTTGAACGCGCCCCCCCCAGGGACACGGCAGCAG AGTTTGCAAACAGTGTCAGGTCTCCGCTGGCCACCAGCAACCCTAAGTTACGGCGGGAGTTCTTCGTGCCGGCAG aggaggaggataagGATCGTCGAGGAAAc GTGTCAGTCCCGGTGTTGCCCCAGGCCAGGCGGGGTGACCGCTGGTCTTGGGACCCGGACGGGGAGCGAATGCGTCAGGAAAGGTGGCAGCAAGAGCAGGAGCGCATGCTGCAG gAGAAGTACCGGCGCGAGcaggagaagctgaaggaggagtGGGAGAAAGCCCAGAGGGAGGtggcggcggaggagaggaagtaCCACGAGgag GAGCGCAGGATACTGGAGGAAACCGTGGCGCCTCTGACTCCCCGCCCCTCGGCCCTGCCCTCCCCCGGCCGGGGAGGCGTCTCCTGCGCCCCGGAGCCCCGGGACCCCGTCGTCCGCTCGCTGGCCGACTGGGAACGCaagcaggagctgctggagaggcaCACG AGGGGGAGCTCAGAGGGCGCGGAATGGAAACGCAGAGACAACGACAGGACCAGTGACATCAGCGCCGCCGACGACGGCATGGAAACGGCCAGAAG CTCGGTGagtcggagcagcagcagcagccagccgGAGACGCTCGGTCACGCTCTGCAGAACGGACAGAAACGTCCCGCCGCGTCGACGCCGGAGCAAGGAGAGGCGTCAGCGGGCAGCGACAAGCCCGACCGGCCCGCAGGAgacaggag GAGTGGTCCCATCGATAGTAATATGTGCCGCAGCTCATTGAAAAAGCCTGCGGCATGTCCACCGCCTCCAGACACGGCACCCAACAG gtcagtCAGTGGGAAGAAGCTGTGCTCCAGCTGTGGGCAGCCTTTGGGGAAGGGGGCGGCCATGATCATAGAGACCCTCGGGCTTTACTTCCACATCCACTGCTTCAAG TGCGGTGTGTGTCACGGACAGTTAGGCGACACGACTACGGGGACGGACGTCCGGATCAGAAACGGCCTCCTCAACTGCCACCAGTGCTACATCCGCTCCCGCT CGGCCGGACAGCCAACCACGTTGTGA